A region from the Eleginops maclovinus isolate JMC-PN-2008 ecotype Puerto Natales chromosome 17, JC_Emac_rtc_rv5, whole genome shotgun sequence genome encodes:
- the cald1a gene encoding caldesmon 1a isoform X7, which yields MEEMDFERRRELRRQKREEMRLEAERLARNDDDEEEAARERRRRARQERMKGKDTEETGGQPDSLVMTNSHSVTETVSVSSSYGGGADDDEQALMDRMAKREERRQKRMKEALDRQNEMDGTEGNSSSSVTTEKNNAEEERPSSLRRGRNRDNEDEEEKAESYSSRREQQEPREEEEEAAPEGGDEADEGVEEEEEQKVELLEDKPRRSYMRDQVNERGREEQRKQNGGMHEEEAAPIQHRKPERTLSRGSVRSTEASAGDDQEDAARLEAERKLEELKRRRDDTESEEFERMRQKQQEAEAELEELKRKREERKKVLEEEERLKKQEEGERKAREEEEKRKMKEEIERRRAEAAEKRQKVEDMDEEGRPFKCVSPRGSSLKIGERAEFLNKSAQKSAVKASHAPVVSKIDNRLEQYTSAAQRENKESRSPRSGATDLPMVTDSIRNIKSMWEKGNVFGSPGNGGSPFKEAAVMKTGVAGRINDWLNKTPESGKAAGGRPTDLKPVDVTNKRSLWENKGASPTKVAGGGETKSVANGMGH from the exons ATGGAGGAAATGGACTTTGAGCGGCGCCGGGAGCTGAGGAGGCAGAAACGAGAGGAGATGCGCCTGGAGGCCGAGCG GTTGGCGAGAAATGATGATGACGAGGAGGAGGCTGCCCGCGAGAGGAGGCGCAGGGCACGCCAGGAGAGGATGAAGGGCAAGGACACTGAGGAGACCGGCGGACAGCCAGACAGTCTGGTCATGACCAACAGCCACAG TGTGACCGAGACGGTGTCTGTGAGCAGCTCTTATGGAGGAGGCGCAGACGACGATGAGCAGGCCCTAATGGATCGCATGGCCAAACGGGAGGAGAGACGGCAGAAACGCATGAAGGAGGCGCTGGATAGACAAAACGAGATGGATGGGACAGAGGGTAACAGCAGTAGCAGCGTCACCACGGAGAAAAACAACGCAGAAGAGGAGAGGCCATCCTCCTTGCGCAGGGGTCGTAACCGTGAcaatgaggatgaagaggagaaggcTGAGTCTTACAGCTCAAGGAGAGAGCAGCAGGAGCcgagggaggaagaagaggaggctgcGCCTGAGGGGGGAGATGAAGCAGATGAGggtgtggaggaagaggaggagcagaaagtggagctgttggaggacaaACCGAGGAGGTCCTACATGAGAGACCAA GTGAAtgagagaggcagggaggagcagaggaagcaGAACGGAGGAATGCACGAGGAGGAGGCGGCTCCCATACAGCACAGGAAACCTGAGAGGACCctgag TCGCGGCAGTGTGCGTTCCACCGAGGCGTCCGCCGGTGACGACCAGGAAGACGCCGCCCGCCTGGAGGCAGAGCGcaagctggaggagctgaagcGCCGCCGTGACGACACCGAGAGCGAGGAGTTCGAGAGGATGAGGCAGAAGCAGCAGGAAGCTGAAGCCGaactggaggagctgaagaggaagagggaggagaggaagaaggtgctggaggaggaggagcggctgaagaagcaggaggagggggagagaaaagcCAGAGAGGAG GAGGAGAAGCGGAAGATGAAGGAGGAGATTGAGAGGAGGAGAGCGGAGGCAGCTGAGAAGAGGCAGAAGGTGGAGGACATGGACGAGGAGGGCCGGCCTTTCAAGTGCGTCAGCCCTCGAGGCTCCTCTCTGAAG ATTGGAGAGAGGGCAGAGTTCCTGAACAAGTCTGCACAGAAGAG CGCAGTGAAGGCGTCTCATGCTCCCGTGGTGTCCAAGATAGACAACAGGCTGGAGCAGTACACCTCTGCTGCTCAG agagagaacaagGAGTCCCGGTCCCCCCGCTCCGGAGCCACGGATCTCCCCATGGTTACCGACAGCATCCGAAACATCAAGAGCATGTGGGAGAAAGGCAACGTATTCGGCTCACCTGGAAACGGAGGAAGCCCGTTCAAG gaagcagctgtGATGAAGACAGGCGTGGCGGGTCGCATTAACGACTGGCTGAATAAAACCCCGGAGAGCGGCAAAGCGGCAGGAGGAAGGCCAACG GACCTGAAGCCCGTGGACGTCACCAACAAGAGGAGTCTATGGGAAAACAAAGGTGCCTCTCCAACCAAG gtGGCAGGCGGAGGGGAGACCAAATCAGTCGCCAACG GTATGGGACACTAA